A region of the Hylaeus volcanicus isolate JK05 chromosome 5, UHH_iyHylVolc1.0_haploid, whole genome shotgun sequence genome:
CGTGCAATTTCCTCTCTTATAAGCAATTGGCTGCCGTTTCACCCCGACTGCCAAAGAAATCTCATAAAACATTCCGGTAAAACCGCATCGCGATAAAGTCACGTCGAAAAGATCACCCGGTCTTTTTATTCGAGACGTTTAATCCCTTCGCGAATCGATCGAGCCGTATTTAACGTGCGAAATTCCACGTCGCGAACAGCCACCGTTCAAAGAATGCCAACCGAGAGCGAAACGGTCGTCAAACCACAGCCACGAATTACGCATGGCCACGAGGGGCCTATCGAGACCTGTCGAGGTGGCGCCTCGTCGAAAATCAACCCGTTCAATTTTTAAGGATGCTGTCAGCCGTTcggaaacaccctgtatagagcGGGCCGAGGTTCGGTAGTTGATTAGATTTAAAAGAATGCCCCGTCACCTGCACCGTTGAAAGGAGACTAGGCCCAGGGGCGGGATGGTGGGGCGTTCGCGGTGGGTAGGAGGAGAATACGCGAAGGgaaggagaaagagaaggCCGAGAGGGAGGAGCGCGGAGGGAGAGGACGATCGTGAGCAACGAGGGACCCAAGCATGAGGCCCCAGCGATCACTGACCGCTTTCGCCGATCCCAGCCGCCAGCTAGCCACCTTTCAGCGGCGCAGCCATCGGGGCATCCTCCTTCTTAAGGCTCATTCACATCGCGTCGCTAATCAAACCCGACAAGCAAGGAAAAAAGTGGCGTTGGAGGTTCGGTTCTCCAAGAAATCATGGGAATTCGTTCTTTCCACTGGTTCCAAGTGGTCCGTGGTTGCGCAACTCTTTTGAGAGAAGATTCCAGAGATTCGACGCTGAAACTGTAATTCTTCCGTGCCAGTGGTATGGTTAGAAGCTACGACgatttgaaattcgaccaacgtaattaaatgcaatgcttAAAAACGCGACTGTTaacgcgagagagagagagagagagagagagagagagagagagagagagagagagaNNNNNNNNNNagagagagagagagagagagagagagagagagagagagagagagagaacagGTTTGCGGACGAGGTACAATCCTCCGCGAATTCGAAGGATACTTTAAGTTTAAGTTTAACGTACCCCGCGTACTTTGAACATTTTCGGAATCGTTTTACATAGAGAACAAGattgaaaaaagaacacgAAGGAAAACTTGACTTTTTCATTCGAACGATCattttacgatattatttttagactCGTCACAAGCAAATCGCGGCGCTTCCGCAAAAGGCGGTCGAAACTGACCGAAACCGCGAGTAGGCGAACATCGACTCCGTGGAAGCGAACGACTTTTTCCCGGAAGAACACGGGGAAGAATTCTGTATAATGAGAAGGAATTGTGAGAAAGAACCCGAGGCGATCGAGGCACTTAACTGGTTGCAGTCTCGCTTTACGGCGAGTGATATATGGTTAATTCGCGAAACACCGGACACGCTGGCAATAACGTTTCGAGTACTCATTGACGACTAAAATGCAGACTATGGGCAATTACTATGGCGAGAGAGAACTGCGCGGAAAGGTGAAATATTATACCGATTTATGCCCACGGCCTTGGTAAAGATCTTGTAATAAGGATCAATGTACCCCACCGATAAAATACACCACTGCGAAGATAACACTTTCCAGCTGCGATTCATTTTCTCAGCTCGCTATTAACGACAATAAGTTCTATCCGTTAATCCGTTCCTCTTTGCCGTTCTATAATTGTGAATCGTTTCGTTGAAAGGTCGTGGGCTTTACAGGGTGCTCCAAACAGAGATGTCAAACGGTGcgaaatgtaaatgtaaagcTTCCCGAAATATcacgaattttcaaacaaaactaCTCGCGATGTATCGtctttctgaaaaatatcgtttcaaaGTTTCCACTGGCATGCGAGAAATCGTATTATGAGCAACAGTAATATTTCACTCGTGTTAATAACAGCcgagaaaataagaattacaCAGTACTTAAGCGAAAAGATTACGCgacacgcgcgcacacacTCGAATTGGAACGAATCGAGCATGGCGATTCGTTTCACTAATGATACTTTTATTGGGCCGATGAAAATGATGTATCCtcttatttgaatttcgatgagtAAATCAAAGCAGGAGGAGGAAaagaacgacgacgacgacgacgtatTCGAGAGGATGGCCTGCCAATGCGGACCCCTACTTTGGCCAGGTAAAGGTAACAAATCACTTTTCAACGGCGGGAGATGGAACTACCGAGCACTGTTTTCTGAAAGGAGCCGGACTTGGTTCTCTCGCTCCCTGTGGGGAACCACTCGACGTGTCCCTACACACGATTCCTGACACAATGCGTCCGATCGCTTTACACTCAATGGGACGAGAATGCGCGAATCCCAAACAGAGCATAAAGCTAATAATGACGCGGCGGAAAGCACGCATGAAAGGAAAGAGTACTTCGCCTCGACGCGTTTACAAAAAGTACAAGCGCGGCTCGTTCACCGTGACAACAATTTTTGCGTCTCATTCGCTTATTTTCCCCCGGATTCGCAACGGTCGGGGACACGATTTTGCACGATCTCCGAAACGAACGCGCGCAATCCAAAGATAAAAGTACGCAACTCGCGCGAGACGCGTCGTGTTGACGATTATCGGCGTCTCGTATGGAGATTTTCAATTCCGCGAAAATCTGCGCGGTTCCGCGCGAAAGAACAATGCGTCCCGTGTATCGTCGGGTACGGACAAGCTCTCCCGTAGATTATAAATCGACGGAACAGAGAGGGGAGGGAAGAGGAACGGCTAGTTGCAAAATACTAGTGGAGGACTCGCGACAACTGGAATGCGAATGGGACCGGGATTCGCACAAAGGCATCGAgcaaacattctttttcgaGGTTTCATTCTTCGTGACAGAATCGTAGAAACGATGTGAGAACAGATGACGGTGAGGCAAGGTTTCACGGACGAATCGAACGGCAATACGGCAAAAGGgatagagagaaagagggaaaggAAGAGCGAGCGAACGAGGGAGATCCATGGAACACGAGATGCGAGGGGGTGGGGTGCGCGAGGGAGAGCCCAGCGCGGGGTTCGGGGAACCCgcgagaagaagagaaaggtAGCCGCGAAAGAGAAGGAGCGACAAAGAAATAAGAACGTGGTGGATGGAGGCTGCAGATGCTGAGGAGCCACTGTAAGGGCCCGGAGAGTGTACCTGTCTTGTTTTTATAGGCTTGCCAGAACGTCGGGCCCCGGCTAcggaggacgacgacgacgacgacgaagaagagaaGGTGTTCAAGGTAGGGGAAGGAAGGACGGTCGAGACGGGAGGCGCGGTGCAGCGCGGAGCGCGAAGAGTGGACAGGGTGGGCGGAGGGGCAAGGGTAGCGGTGCCAGTTCGGGCCTTACAACTTGCCAACCAGTCCTCGGAGAACCGTGGGTCTTACCGGAGCCGTATATACGTGTACAAACGCCCGTAACTTTTCGTGCTTGTCGGCTATTTTTCTCTTGGGGTGTACCGGTGTAATCTCGGGAGGTCCGTGAACCCGAACGCGCACGGTTTCTTTCGGTAGTGTAAATCGTCGTCGACGATCGAGATACCGTCTCGAGGATGAAATCTCCAGGATTGTAGGTCATAGCGGAAAGAATCGGTCAACTGGGATTCGAGCGAAACGTAGAATCGTTCCGATGAGAGCCGAGAGAAAGCTAAGAGGACACGAGTGACATGGACGACGTGAGGTAAAAGATCGGTGGGTCCGAGATTTAAATGGATCGTAGCCGGTTTCGCGACAGATAGGAAGTCGCGAGAGGAGTCCAAGATCGAGCGAGACGTTGATGGAAGATTGAGAGAACTGGCGGAAAAATGCGGGGCAGTCCTGCGTTCTTCGCCATATTACTGGGCACGATATTCGGTGTCCTCGGCGCGTCCCTCAGCAAGGCGTTAAGGTACAAAGCACCGGACGAGTGCAAGTGGGTCGCGACCGGCGATACCGAAGACGACGTCTCGTTGGTCTGTCGTCTGAGGACCATCAACAGCGAGCTGGAGAACACCAATTTTAGCGTGATTCAGCCGCAACATACCGTGCGCCTCAGGCTGGAATGCAGCGACGCGTTGTTCTACCAAAGCTCGCTGAGCGCCGGGAGCTTCAGACCGTTGGTCGAGTTGCGAGAGCTCGTGATAGAGTACTGTAAAATTGGCAATCTGTCGGACGACGCGTTCAAGGGGCTGAAAGAGTTGCGCAATCTAACAGTGAGGACCCACAACACCGATTGGTCGGCGATGGCGCTCGACGTGTCGGCAGGCGCATTCACAGACGAACTAAAGCAACTCGAGAAACTCGATATCGGAGAGAACAACATGTGGAGCATACCCGAGGGCGCTCTTTGCCCCTTGATTAATCTCGAGATTCTCAACTTGACGAGGAATCGGCTCAGAGAGGTCACGAGTTTCCGCTTCAACGGCGCTGCTAGATGCCTCTCGAATCTCAAGGAACTGGACTTGAGCAACAACAGCATCGAATCGTTGCCGACCGCCGCGTTCTCGGGACTCGCGAGGCTTCACAGCCTGGATCTGCGATGCAACGCCATCAGTTTCATGGCGGATCGCGCGTTCGAGGGCCTCACCTCGTTGGCCATCTTGAGGCTCACCGACAACCGACTCGCCAGCCTTCCGCCGGAACTGTTCAGCGACGCCAGGGATATCCAAGAGATTCATCTGAGGAATAATACGTTGAACGTGCTACCGCCCGGTTTGTTTAGTGAACTGTCGCAGTTGTTAGTGCTCGATTTGTCGCATAACGAGTTGACCGCCGAGTGGGTGAACGCGGCTACCTTTGGTGGTTTGGTACGTTTAGTGGTGCTGGATCTTTCCAACAACCGTATCGGTCGATTGGATCCGACGGTATTCCGCGACCTTTACAGTCTGCAGATCCTCCGACTGCAGGAAAATCTATTGGAGAGTCTTCCGGAGAACACGTTCTCCGCGCTCTTCAATCTGCACACGTTGCTGCTCAGCAATAATCTCCTAACCGTTATCGATGCCACCACCCTGAGCGGACTCTACGTACTGAATCTACTTTCGCTGGATAACAACCGTCTGCACACGATACATCCGGGCTCCCTGAGAAATGCCTCCTCCCTGCAAGAGTTCCACCTGAACCGTAACCAACTGCAGTCCGTCCCGGACGCGCTAAAAGCCACTCCCCTTCTGCGAACCCTCGACCTCGGTGAGAATCTCATTTCGGAGATACCGACCGGCACGTTCGACCACGTGGCGCAGCTTTACGGGCTTCGATTAACCGAAAATCATATCGGAAATCTCACGAAAGGCGTCTTTGATCGTATCAAGGAGCTGAAGATATTAAATCTCGCGATGAACCGCATACAGTACATCGAACCCGGCACGTTCGACGAGAACCTCAACCTACAAGCGATCCGACTGGACGGCAATCAACTGACGGACATCGCCGGCCTCTTCACCAATCTCTCGAACCTTGTCTGGCTGAATGTCAGCGACAACAAACTAAAATGGTTCGACTACGCGATGATACCGACCGGGTTGCAGTGGCTCGACATCCATTCGAACGAGATACGAGAACTGGGCAACTATTTCGAGATCGAGAGCCAGCTACAGTTGAGCACCTTCGACGCTAGCGAGAACAAGCTCACCGAGATCACCGGGAACGCGATACCGATGAGCGTGGAGTTGCTGTTCCTCAACGACAACCAGATCTCCAAGGTGCAGAGCTATTCGTTCTTCAAGAAGCCAAACTTGACGCGCGTCGATCTCAAGGGGAACCAGATTCGAAACTTGGAACCCTACGCGTTAAGAATAAGCGCGGTTCCGCCGGACAAACCTCTCCCGGAGTTCTACATCGGGGACAATCAATATCTGTGCGACTGTACGATGGAGTGGCTTCAACGGGTGAATAGACAGAACCAATCCCGAGTGCAACCACGCGTGATGGACCTAGAGAGCATCTACTGCGAGCTCCTCTACGACCGAGAGCACACGTTCGTTCCTCTGGTCGAGGCCTCGCACTCGCAGTTTCTCTGCAAGTACGATAGCCATTGT
Encoded here:
- the LOC128876483 gene encoding toll-like receptor Tollo, with amino-acid sequence MRGSPAFFAILLGTIFGVLGASLSKALRYKAPDECKWVATGDTEDDVSLVCRLRTINSELENTNFSVIQPQHTVRLRLECSDALFYQSSLSAGSFRPLVELRELVIEYCKIGNLSDDAFKGLKELRNLTVRTHNTDWSAMALDVSAGAFTDELKQLEKLDIGENNMWSIPEGALCPLINLEILNLTRNRLREVTSFRFNGAARCLSNLKELDLSNNSIESLPTAAFSGLARLHSLDLRCNAISFMADRAFEGLTSLAILRLTDNRLASLPPELFSDARDIQEIHLRNNTLNVLPPGLFSELSQLLVLDLSHNELTAEWVNAATFGGLVRLVVLDLSNNRIGRLDPTVFRDLYSLQILRLQENLLESLPENTFSALFNLHTLLLSNNLLTVIDATTLSGLYVLNLLSLDNNRLHTIHPGSLRNASSLQEFHLNRNQLQSVPDALKATPLLRTLDLGENLISEIPTGTFDHVAQLYGLRLTENHIGNLTKGVFDRIKELKILNLAMNRIQYIEPGTFDENLNLQAIRLDGNQLTDIAGLFTNLSNLVWLNVSDNKLKWFDYAMIPTGLQWLDIHSNEIRELGNYFEIESQLQLSTFDASENKLTEITGNAIPMSVELLFLNDNQISKVQSYSFFKKPNLTRVDLKGNQIRNLEPYALRISAVPPDKPLPEFYIGDNQYLCDCTMEWLQRVNRQNQSRVQPRVMDLESIYCELLYDREHTFVPLVEASHSQFLCKYDSHCFALCHCCDFDACDCEMTCPQNCTCYHDQSWSANVVDCSNGGYVNKLPERIPMDATRLYLDGNDLRVVSSHAFIGRKKLKVLFLNSSNIEIVQNRSFNGLRDLEDLHLQDNRIRELRGHEFEGLDALKQLHLQRNRIFSIGNDTFSSLRSLRVLRLENNRLTTLAVWTLPGSIEIGLSGNPWSCECDYLQSYREWIREPNVRVTDASALRCVYNVTEFEAFGDEVFADNEFGFFVASNGDREKSNDSAVCTGAASIDNDAHRNYTKTIIEKQALQDYLPLLIATLVGSLLVTLLCMLAFVFRQELRVWFHSRFGVRIFYRNNEVDRDDRDKLFDAFVSYSSKDEAFVAEELAPVLEMGNPSYKLCLHYRDFPVGSFIADTIVQAVESSRRTIMVLSENFIKSEWCRFDFKSAHHQVLRDRRRRLILVLVGDVHQRDLDPDIRLYLKTNTYLQWGDKLFWEKLRFALPDVPNNQRTTQRTRQPPPVRRQHNRTSNGSRTVSVHI